One stretch of Emys orbicularis isolate rEmyOrb1 chromosome 7, rEmyOrb1.hap1, whole genome shotgun sequence DNA includes these proteins:
- the ABHD14B gene encoding putative protein-lysine deacylase ABHD14B isoform X2 yields MPVFAPGSRHDSRPGFLSYLRPREAQAFGEAQPRFSSLSGLLESTSREAMAAPQVTVGTITVDGQTLFYQQANPAQQAPKLSVLLLHGIRFSSETWLNLQTLSKLADAGYRAVAIDLPGFGHSKEATAPAPVGQPAPGGFQKAVCEALQLGQVVVISPSLSGMYSLPFLFQHSQLVQAYVPVAPICTEKFPATQYASIKTPTLIVYGDQDAELGEMSLNNLKNLPNHKVLLLKGAGHACYLDKPEEWHLGLLDFLKSLE; encoded by the exons ATGCCTGTCTTCGCCCCTGGTTCGCGTCACGACTCGCGCCCTGGCTTCCTGTCCTACCTTCGACCCCGGGAAGCGCAGGCCTTTGGGGA GGCTCAGCCCAGGTTTTCCTCTCTTTCAGGACTGCTGGAAAGCACGAGCAGGGAGGCCATGGCCGCCCCGCAGGTGACTGTGGGCACCATCACGGTGGATGGGCAAACCTTGTTCTACCAGCAGGCCAATCCAGCCCAGCAGGCCCCCAAGCTGTCTGTCCTGCTGCTCCACGGCATTCGCTTTTCATCCGAGACCTGGCTCAACCTGCAGACGCTGTCTAAGCTGGCGGATGCTGGCTACCGCGCTGTGGCCATTGATCTGCCAG GGTTCGGCCATTCCAAGGAGGCGACAGCTCCGGCCCCTGTTGGGCAGCCTGCCCCGGGGGGTTTCCAGAAGGCTGTCTGTGAGGCCCTGCAGTTGGGCCAGGTGGTTGTGATCAGCCCATCCCTCAGCGGGATGTACTCGCTCCCATTCCTCTTCCAGCACAGCCAGCTGGTTCAGGCCTATGTGCCAGTGGCGCCCATCTGCACCGAGAAGTTCCCCGCCACGCAGTACGCCAGCATAAAG ACCCCCACGCTGATTGTGTATGGGGACCAGGACGCCGAGCTGGGGGAGATGAGCCTGAACAACCTCAAGAACCTGCCCAATCACAAGGTGCTGCTGCTGAAAGGAGCGGGACATGCCTGTTACCTGGACAAGCCGGAGGAGTGGCACCTGGGCCTGCTGGACTTCCTGAAGAGCCTGGAGTGA
- the ABHD14B gene encoding putative protein-lysine deacylase ABHD14B isoform X1 translates to MAAPQVTVGTITVDGQTLFYQQANPAQQAPKLSVLLLHGIRFSSETWLNLQTLSKLADAGYRAVAIDLPGFGHSKEATAPAPVGQPAPGGFQKAVCEALQLGQVVVISPSLSGMYSLPFLFQHSQLVQAYVPVAPICTEKFPATQYASIKTPTLIVYGDQDAELGEMSLNNLKNLPNHKVLLLKGAGHACYLDKPEEWHLGLLDFLKSLE, encoded by the exons ATGGCCGCCCCGCAGGTGACTGTGGGCACCATCACGGTGGATGGGCAAACCTTGTTCTACCAGCAGGCCAATCCAGCCCAGCAGGCCCCCAAGCTGTCTGTCCTGCTGCTCCACGGCATTCGCTTTTCATCCGAGACCTGGCTCAACCTGCAGACGCTGTCTAAGCTGGCGGATGCTGGCTACCGCGCTGTGGCCATTGATCTGCCAG GGTTCGGCCATTCCAAGGAGGCGACAGCTCCGGCCCCTGTTGGGCAGCCTGCCCCGGGGGGTTTCCAGAAGGCTGTCTGTGAGGCCCTGCAGTTGGGCCAGGTGGTTGTGATCAGCCCATCCCTCAGCGGGATGTACTCGCTCCCATTCCTCTTCCAGCACAGCCAGCTGGTTCAGGCCTATGTGCCAGTGGCGCCCATCTGCACCGAGAAGTTCCCCGCCACGCAGTACGCCAGCATAAAG ACCCCCACGCTGATTGTGTATGGGGACCAGGACGCCGAGCTGGGGGAGATGAGCCTGAACAACCTCAAGAACCTGCCCAATCACAAGGTGCTGCTGCTGAAAGGAGCGGGACATGCCTGTTACCTGGACAAGCCGGAGGAGTGGCACCTGGGCCTGCTGGACTTCCTGAAGAGCCTGGAGTGA